A window of Pirellula sp. SH-Sr6A contains these coding sequences:
- the rnc gene encoding ribonuclease III produces the protein MENPEIPAFDETTSPEVKLERCQAIIDYRFRDPSVLMSALTHSSVASTRTQSNERMEFLGDSILGMVVCDCLFRSYPDYLEGELTKIKSVVVSRRVCAKISRQLRLDECLVVGRGMMKSAMPRSLLSDVFEAIVAAIFIDGGLESARKFILTHIEPEIRLAADGHHGGNFKSSLQQIAQKDLKGTPVYRLVDEHGPDHSKQFQVVAEITGKRFAPAWGRNKKEAEQRAAGNALAQLRGEDAPFTSM, from the coding sequence GTGGAAAATCCGGAGATACCAGCGTTCGACGAAACGACCAGCCCCGAAGTGAAGCTGGAGCGATGTCAGGCGATTATCGATTATCGATTTCGCGATCCTTCCGTGTTGATGTCCGCTTTGACCCACTCTAGCGTCGCATCGACTCGAACCCAATCCAACGAACGGATGGAGTTCTTGGGGGATTCCATTCTCGGCATGGTTGTCTGCGATTGTCTCTTTCGCAGCTATCCCGATTACTTGGAAGGAGAATTGACCAAGATCAAATCGGTGGTTGTCTCGCGTCGCGTCTGCGCTAAGATTTCGAGGCAACTCAGGCTCGACGAATGCTTGGTCGTCGGACGCGGAATGATGAAGTCCGCAATGCCTCGTTCGCTTCTCAGCGATGTCTTTGAAGCGATCGTGGCGGCCATTTTCATCGACGGGGGCTTGGAGTCTGCTCGCAAATTTATATTGACCCACATCGAGCCTGAAATTCGGCTCGCTGCGGACGGCCATCATGGAGGAAACTTCAAATCCTCCTTGCAGCAAATCGCTCAGAAGGACCTTAAAGGGACTCCGGTGTATCGGCTTGTTGACGAACATGGTCCCGATCATAGCAAGCAGTTTCAGGTTGTTGCGGAAATCACAGGCAAGCGATTCGCGCCGGCTTGGGGACGCAACAAAAAAGAAGCGGAACAAAGAGCTGCCGGAAACGCGCTCGCGCAACTGAGAGGAGAAGACGCCCCCTTCACGTCCATGTAG
- a CDS encoding 2Fe-2S iron-sulfur cluster-binding protein, whose protein sequence is MSPFTFTLEKLAIAAVAAVVAIFFYQVTRSVRRLVKERWRREADEASQLQLRQTELAMTLHQSFHDLSLRQQEARWFDVQVVRIDQESTDTRSFYLIEQGGEPLPAFLPGQHVLLERPCGRGEVPECRCYSLSEEARAGYWRITVKRASDRETSVSRWLHDSVVVGDRLRVRGPSGAFTLQSCTARHVVFASAGVGVTPMIPMLQQAMQRPHGSIRLFAQFRDVDHAPFAEYLLSFAHRFADFPDDLRIRLFLTRFPRGVKGEEDNAIQEGKFRAADLCEGIDALDATDVYLCGPETWLHGMRTGLLDAGIANENIYFELFHAPANESSPSTNRDKKEFVPCSVHFRQSNRLEEFATAFPSLLGFAIKTDIPMNSGCRTGACGSCAVRLLEGKVRYTRKPQYPLKPNEILPCVCVPDGNIVVDA, encoded by the coding sequence ATGAGCCCCTTTACATTCACACTGGAGAAGCTAGCAATCGCTGCGGTTGCTGCGGTCGTGGCGATCTTCTTCTATCAGGTAACCCGTAGCGTTCGAAGATTGGTCAAGGAGCGATGGCGTCGCGAGGCGGACGAGGCGAGTCAGCTTCAGCTACGACAGACCGAGCTGGCCATGACCTTGCACCAGAGTTTCCACGATCTCTCGCTGCGCCAGCAGGAAGCGCGATGGTTCGATGTGCAAGTCGTTCGAATCGATCAGGAGTCGACCGACACGCGGTCGTTTTATTTGATCGAACAAGGAGGGGAGCCACTCCCAGCCTTCCTGCCAGGGCAACACGTCTTGCTGGAACGCCCGTGCGGTCGCGGGGAAGTACCGGAGTGCCGTTGTTATTCGCTTTCGGAAGAAGCGAGGGCTGGATACTGGCGCATCACGGTGAAGCGTGCGAGTGACCGCGAGACGAGCGTGAGTCGCTGGCTCCATGACTCCGTTGTTGTGGGAGATCGACTCCGGGTCCGTGGGCCATCGGGAGCCTTTACACTCCAGAGTTGCACGGCGCGTCATGTCGTGTTTGCCAGCGCTGGGGTGGGAGTCACTCCCATGATCCCGATGTTGCAGCAAGCCATGCAGAGGCCGCATGGATCGATTCGCTTGTTTGCCCAGTTCCGGGACGTCGATCATGCCCCCTTTGCTGAGTACCTGCTGTCGTTTGCGCATCGATTTGCCGATTTTCCTGACGACCTGCGAATTCGGCTTTTCCTCACTCGCTTTCCGCGGGGAGTGAAAGGCGAGGAGGACAACGCGATCCAAGAAGGAAAGTTCAGGGCGGCAGATCTTTGCGAAGGGATCGACGCACTCGACGCGACAGATGTTTATTTGTGTGGTCCGGAAACCTGGCTACACGGCATGCGGACTGGTTTGCTTGACGCGGGGATCGCGAACGAGAATATCTACTTTGAGTTGTTTCATGCGCCGGCCAATGAATCGTCTCCCTCTACCAATCGGGATAAGAAGGAATTCGTTCCTTGCTCGGTCCACTTTCGGCAATCCAATCGCCTCGAAGAGTTCGCGACCGCGTTCCCGAGCTTGCTTGGGTTTGCCATCAAGACGGACATTCCCATGAACAGTGGCTGTAGGACGGGTGCCTGCGGCAGCTGCGCCGTCCGATTGCTCGAAGGAAAAGTCCGTTACACACGAAAGCCTCAGTATCCGCTCAAACCCAATGAGATCCTGCCATGCGTTTGCGTCCCGGATGGGAACATCGTCGTCGACGCTTGA
- a CDS encoding WD40 repeat domain-containing protein → MSVANLSSSIQRYRKSLLVLIALWCIAWFAPLSWGTDGDAPTWRGIAIPRAGNLPFVAVEQMSESGLLLLASEAGLFEWQAPSAIPQVASTPIHALKPSQIQTRVERVFDLKRNATGELLAIAGGIPGESGSMEVWRLPDRTLLRRWEIPHDVIYEVAWAPDSKRLAAACADGICIADDLECGATSARYTGHSSAATTVTFLQDGQTVASGAIDQTIHLWNSMTGDGMRVLDNHTAPVRQLLLGPPSTDPMRGTILSASEDRTVRLWQPQLGRLVRFTKLPSSVSALERGLPSPSGSRSIESTHLIVGCDDGSLHRIDLPWMKSVQIDAPNLGRVYKLLRFAPNSPQHSNRFLIMLASNGAAILE, encoded by the coding sequence ATGTCCGTCGCTAACCTATCGAGTAGCATCCAACGCTACCGAAAGAGCCTGCTCGTGCTCATAGCACTTTGGTGCATCGCCTGGTTCGCACCGCTCAGTTGGGGAACGGACGGCGACGCTCCAACCTGGAGAGGGATCGCAATTCCGCGCGCCGGAAACCTACCCTTCGTTGCCGTCGAACAGATGAGCGAGAGCGGTCTGTTACTCTTGGCGTCCGAGGCAGGACTGTTCGAGTGGCAAGCCCCGAGTGCTATCCCTCAGGTCGCTTCTACACCAATCCATGCGCTGAAACCTTCCCAAATCCAAACACGTGTCGAGCGAGTATTCGACCTGAAACGGAACGCGACGGGAGAACTGCTAGCCATCGCCGGCGGGATCCCAGGAGAGTCAGGCTCCATGGAGGTTTGGAGACTTCCCGATCGCACCCTTCTCCGGCGATGGGAAATACCCCATGATGTGATCTATGAAGTCGCTTGGGCGCCGGACAGCAAACGATTGGCTGCGGCATGTGCCGATGGGATTTGCATCGCCGATGACCTGGAATGCGGTGCGACGTCTGCGCGTTATACGGGACATTCCTCTGCGGCTACCACTGTTACATTTTTGCAAGATGGTCAAACGGTCGCCTCGGGTGCGATTGATCAAACGATCCATTTATGGAACTCCATGACCGGTGATGGGATGCGAGTTTTGGACAATCACACCGCACCTGTTCGGCAGCTACTGCTTGGCCCCCCATCGACCGATCCCATGAGAGGAACGATTCTTTCTGCGAGCGAAGACCGAACGGTTCGACTCTGGCAGCCTCAGCTTGGACGGCTCGTCCGATTTACCAAGCTGCCGAGCAGTGTCAGCGCCCTGGAGAGGGGCTTGCCCTCCCCCTCCGGATCGCGATCGATCGAATCCACGCACCTGATCGTGGGTTGCGATGACGGATCCCTGCATCGCATCGATCTCCCATGGATGAAATCTGTGCAAATCGATGCACCGAACTTAGGACGGGTCTATAAGCTGCTTCGATTCGCTCCGAACTCGCCCCAGCATTCCAACCGTTTCTTGATCATGCTCGCCTCGAATGGGGCCGCTATTCTCGAATGA
- a CDS encoding DUF1501 domain-containing protein — protein MQSRDPYSIRSRPQPLSRRGLIQSAAAWVHFGALGLGTFNSLSSSRVDASSSRVDAGTTSSMPAAKSKPAKSCILLWLDGGPSHLEMFDPKPEAPVEVRGDYQAIATNVPGIRIGEWLPRTSAVCDKLAILRSVTSPLGEHGLANRYLLTGYKPAAVEYPCYGSVLQHLRGQPGQLPSHIAIPEIRSVGSGFLGSHAEPFATGGDPAQAGFQVRDLALPKPITLERLDRRHRFLQRLESDFTNHSENGEAIPPAMREAFALMQSPSTQQAFNLSQEPQKTRERYGLRTFGQSCLLARRLVQQGVSFVTVQYPGWDTHENLRLSLRDGYSGAKEGVGLIPTFDQAYSALIEDLDQSGLLDETLVVVMGEFGRTPKLNTRGGRDHWPRVFSVVMAGGGIRGGQTVGESDRIGESPRSHPITPADLAYSIYRLLGVDPDQELNTPEGRPIPLVQGGKWIPQLT, from the coding sequence ATGCAATCGCGAGATCCCTACTCCATCCGTTCCCGCCCACAACCGCTCTCACGCCGTGGGCTGATCCAATCCGCTGCGGCCTGGGTTCACTTCGGAGCTTTGGGGCTGGGAACCTTCAACTCCCTGTCTTCGAGCCGAGTCGATGCGTCTTCGAGCCGAGTCGATGCGGGTACGACAAGCTCGATGCCCGCTGCGAAGTCGAAGCCAGCCAAATCCTGCATTCTCCTTTGGCTCGACGGAGGTCCAAGCCATTTGGAGATGTTCGATCCAAAACCGGAAGCACCGGTCGAAGTCCGAGGCGATTATCAGGCGATCGCCACCAATGTCCCGGGTATCCGAATTGGGGAGTGGTTACCTAGAACAAGCGCGGTTTGCGACAAGCTCGCCATCCTCCGCTCAGTCACTTCGCCGTTAGGAGAACACGGTCTCGCCAACCGCTACCTTTTGACCGGCTACAAACCTGCAGCAGTAGAATATCCCTGCTACGGCTCGGTGCTTCAGCATTTGCGTGGCCAGCCCGGCCAACTCCCCTCTCACATCGCTATTCCAGAGATTCGATCGGTCGGCTCGGGCTTTCTCGGGAGCCATGCGGAACCGTTTGCAACGGGTGGAGATCCAGCCCAAGCCGGCTTTCAAGTGCGCGATTTGGCTCTCCCGAAACCGATCACCCTCGAGCGTCTCGATCGCCGGCACCGATTCTTGCAGCGACTAGAAAGCGATTTCACGAACCATAGCGAGAACGGAGAAGCGATCCCCCCTGCCATGCGGGAGGCATTTGCACTCATGCAATCCCCCTCCACCCAACAGGCCTTCAATCTTTCCCAAGAACCCCAAAAAACACGCGAGCGATACGGGCTTCGAACGTTCGGCCAGAGCTGCCTGCTCGCGAGACGACTGGTGCAACAAGGTGTTTCCTTTGTGACGGTGCAATATCCAGGCTGGGACACCCATGAGAACCTACGGCTCTCTCTGCGAGATGGATATAGCGGTGCCAAGGAGGGAGTCGGATTGATACCCACGTTTGATCAAGCATACTCGGCGCTGATCGAAGACCTCGATCAATCCGGTTTGCTCGATGAAACACTGGTCGTGGTCATGGGAGAATTCGGTCGCACACCCAAACTGAACACACGGGGCGGAAGAGACCATTGGCCTCGCGTCTTCAGCGTCGTCATGGCGGGTGGGGGTATCCGAGGGGGACAAACCGTTGGGGAGAGCGATCGAATCGGCGAGAGCCCGCGATCCCATCCCATCACTCCCGCCGATCTGGCTTATTCGATCTACAGATTGCTCGGAGTCGACCCCGATCAGGAACTGAACACACCTGAAGGACGTCCCATTCCGTTGGTACAAGGTGGAAAATGGATTCCCCAACTCACTTAA
- a CDS encoding DUF1549 domain-containing protein — protein sequence MHQIDETQRDARHGTAIASVTVCLGLFVVSALFPPLTQADDRSDPGEALESSAEESGQTPGFRDQIVPLLTKLGCNAGSCHGAAAGRGGMALSLFGSRPDSDYATIVIDLQGRRVHRVVPEKSLLLAKPSGLLDHEGGVLIDQGDEAWRAIEAWMKAGCPDDEAASLQSLELEFQDDSEPLTYRVVATDELGKKRDVTPFAALQADQPDAVEIDRRHHTVHFRQHGIHSLFARYRDQVAVRQRAIPFSEQIDAPHSSIIPSSQQPTDEGHAVDRLINERLQQLHLPPIEPTDEPSFLRRVYLDLLGRAPTLSECDAYLRSSNPTPRSQLVDTLLASDEFAQYQVFRWARRLGVRSLPNEPDAFQSHIRWLDQKIRDDAPIPEMATELVLALGDAREVGATHFTRSYPDPKARADAFGRFFLGIQLSCAQCHDHPLDRWTQDDFHGLAAIFAKTLPAPIVKWDPAGQIIHQDTKQPAAPKIPGQPDLLANDDPRLPLADWLKSENRLMAKAQVNWIWSELMGRGLVEPVDAISPLAPGNHPELLEHLTDYFLQQECRARPLIRYILNSRTYARRARSAEETILTERFLARAAPRPLGAESYMLAIARLQQHYATPAHDLPPALVATPAQNPYADWIDGNLRSSSLEILGRCIRPEACGNSSRTESTLRRELHLLNSPLLDNAIQTIADRWQLRRDEQVPLREIVDEFHRLAVQRPMTDSDWSEWSNELFHSDTQEERRRWEDFLWSMLVSQAFRTR from the coding sequence ATGCACCAAATCGATGAAACTCAACGGGATGCAAGGCATGGGACTGCAATCGCTTCGGTAACTGTCTGCCTTGGCCTGTTCGTCGTCTCAGCTCTCTTTCCACCCCTAACGCAAGCCGACGATCGATCCGATCCTGGTGAGGCACTCGAATCCTCCGCAGAGGAATCAGGCCAAACGCCAGGATTTCGAGACCAGATCGTCCCACTCCTCACCAAACTCGGGTGCAACGCGGGGTCCTGCCACGGTGCCGCCGCAGGTCGGGGCGGAATGGCGCTCTCTCTTTTCGGCTCGCGCCCCGATTCCGACTATGCGACCATCGTGATCGATCTGCAGGGACGGAGGGTGCATCGTGTTGTTCCAGAAAAGAGCCTTCTGCTGGCTAAGCCATCGGGATTGCTCGATCACGAAGGTGGCGTTCTGATTGACCAAGGAGACGAAGCTTGGCGTGCAATCGAAGCCTGGATGAAGGCAGGATGTCCAGACGACGAAGCTGCGTCTCTACAATCGCTGGAACTCGAATTCCAAGATGACTCCGAACCCCTTACCTATCGCGTGGTCGCAACGGATGAACTTGGGAAGAAACGGGACGTCACCCCCTTCGCGGCTCTCCAAGCGGACCAACCCGATGCTGTCGAGATCGATCGCCGTCACCATACAGTTCATTTCCGACAACACGGAATCCATTCCCTCTTCGCACGCTATCGCGATCAAGTCGCGGTTCGACAACGAGCGATCCCATTCTCGGAACAAATCGATGCACCCCATTCGAGCATCATCCCTTCGAGCCAGCAACCAACCGACGAGGGACACGCGGTCGATCGTTTGATCAACGAACGCCTCCAACAGCTGCATCTCCCACCCATCGAACCGACCGACGAGCCTTCCTTCCTCCGCCGCGTCTATCTAGATCTACTCGGCCGAGCTCCCACCCTCTCGGAATGCGACGCTTACTTGAGGTCGTCGAACCCGACCCCTCGAAGCCAACTTGTCGACACGCTTCTGGCAAGCGACGAGTTCGCGCAGTACCAAGTCTTTCGCTGGGCACGACGACTCGGCGTCCGCTCGCTTCCGAACGAACCAGACGCATTCCAATCGCACATTCGATGGCTCGATCAGAAAATCCGTGACGACGCACCCATTCCAGAGATGGCCACGGAACTGGTGCTCGCGCTAGGAGACGCTCGCGAGGTGGGAGCCACCCACTTCACACGTTCCTACCCCGATCCCAAAGCCAGAGCAGACGCCTTCGGTCGTTTCTTCCTAGGTATCCAACTCTCCTGCGCCCAGTGCCACGACCATCCACTCGATCGATGGACCCAAGACGATTTTCATGGACTCGCTGCCATCTTTGCGAAGACACTACCCGCGCCGATCGTGAAATGGGACCCAGCGGGTCAGATCATCCATCAAGACACCAAACAACCCGCTGCACCGAAGATTCCCGGTCAACCAGATCTCCTCGCCAACGATGACCCGCGACTGCCGCTCGCGGATTGGCTGAAATCGGAGAATCGATTGATGGCCAAGGCGCAAGTCAATTGGATTTGGAGCGAGTTGATGGGTCGCGGACTCGTCGAACCCGTCGACGCGATATCCCCGCTCGCACCTGGCAATCACCCTGAACTCCTCGAACATCTGACGGATTATTTCCTCCAACAGGAATGCCGGGCAAGACCCCTGATTCGGTATATTCTCAACAGCCGGACCTACGCGCGACGCGCTCGATCCGCGGAGGAGACGATCCTCACGGAACGCTTCCTCGCCCGGGCCGCCCCACGCCCGTTGGGCGCTGAATCCTACATGCTTGCGATCGCCAGATTGCAACAGCACTATGCTACTCCAGCGCACGATCTTCCGCCTGCCCTGGTTGCGACGCCGGCCCAAAACCCTTACGCAGACTGGATCGACGGAAATCTTCGATCGAGCTCCCTTGAAATCCTCGGACGATGCATTCGCCCTGAAGCTTGCGGAAATTCATCTCGTACCGAGTCGACCCTGCGTCGCGAGCTGCACCTGCTGAACAGTCCGCTCCTGGATAACGCCATCCAAACCATCGCAGACAGATGGCAGCTTCGACGGGACGAACAAGTCCCGTTGCGGGAGATTGTCGACGAATTCCATCGACTCGCCGTACAACGCCCTATGACCGATTCCGATTGGTCCGAATGGTCCAACGAATTGTTTCATTCCGACACCCAAGAAGAACGTCGGCGATGGGAAGATTTTCTATGGTCCATGTTGGTCAGCCAAGCCTTTCGAACCCGTTGA
- a CDS encoding helix-turn-helix transcriptional regulator — protein MARNEQLIRQHKIIQILERRRYGSSLEELRDAVVEELGLTSLHVRSIRRDLEALQVAGMNIVTEDLDTGKVWKLSRVDKGLHRITINASELIALSMGRDLMLPLVGTPFWQGIEAFWNKIREQLPAGVWEHYQKYRRTLRVLGVPAKTYEKQQGILKTVNRAISEHRIVEAEYESIGKPISTRFLEPYGLALYQGSIYVIAMEEGRDVDKDPEDRLRHWKLDRFSKATALDRWYRYNEEVDLEAHLGQSVGIFRGEDPVTYKIKLSTRAARWIQEEPWHSGQRVETLPDGTCILSVPAYQDLEIIPRVMALGKDAELIEPESARKEIKDWIASLSDIYR, from the coding sequence GTGGCTCGCAACGAACAACTGATTCGCCAGCACAAGATCATTCAGATCTTGGAGCGGAGACGATACGGCAGCAGCTTGGAAGAGCTGAGAGACGCGGTGGTGGAGGAGTTGGGTTTGACCTCCTTGCATGTCCGCAGCATTCGGCGGGATTTGGAGGCCTTGCAAGTGGCGGGTATGAATATCGTCACGGAGGATTTGGACACGGGTAAGGTTTGGAAGCTCAGTCGTGTTGACAAGGGGTTGCACCGTATCACGATCAATGCGAGCGAGCTCATCGCGTTATCGATGGGACGGGACTTGATGTTGCCTTTGGTTGGGACGCCGTTTTGGCAAGGGATCGAGGCGTTTTGGAACAAGATCCGGGAGCAGTTGCCGGCCGGGGTATGGGAGCATTATCAGAAGTACCGGCGAACGCTCCGGGTGCTGGGGGTTCCCGCGAAAACCTACGAGAAGCAGCAGGGGATCCTCAAAACCGTCAATCGAGCGATTTCGGAGCATCGGATTGTCGAGGCCGAATACGAGTCGATTGGCAAGCCGATTTCCACGAGGTTCCTGGAGCCGTATGGATTGGCGTTGTACCAAGGGAGCATTTATGTGATTGCGATGGAGGAGGGGCGAGACGTCGACAAGGACCCCGAGGATCGATTGAGGCACTGGAAGCTGGATCGATTTTCGAAAGCGACGGCTTTGGACCGGTGGTATCGCTACAACGAAGAGGTCGATTTGGAGGCCCACCTCGGCCAGAGCGTTGGGATTTTCCGCGGTGAAGACCCCGTGACGTACAAAATCAAGCTATCGACGCGGGCTGCCCGATGGATACAGGAGGAGCCTTGGCATTCTGGGCAACGGGTCGAGACGCTTCCTGATGGGACTTGCATATTGAGTGTTCCGGCCTATCAGGATCTAGAGATCATTCCCAGGGTCATGGCATTGGGGAAGGATGCTGAGTTGATCGAGCCCGAGTCGGCCCGGAAAGAGATCAAAGACTGGATCGCCTCTTTATCGGATATTTATCGGTAA
- a CDS encoding PIN/TRAM domain-containing protein encodes MDTTRFEPAADRNKKAPIADAVAVLALRIIFIIVAGGVGTIWAQSQDFDGFGSLTPFLVFSGVLIVAFGVVAIDMLFPRKRIEVISAIYFGLLIGLMLSYLLTVALTPFLLENRFKDYINLGILTVLCYICISLLLQTKDDFRFVVPYVEFSRDLKGMKPLILDTSSIIDGRLAELADTGILDSQLVMPRFVLLELQNIADSSDKLRRVRGRRGLDILNRLRASEKLDFMMYDRELPEFAGQPVDMKLVLLAKHLDGKLVTGDFNLNKVAKLHNVPVIDLNQIASSLRPQFLPGEGFQIRVVKPGEGQDQGIGYLDDGTMVVVEGGRDRLNQTIGVVVTSTLQTQAGRMIFTKYDGPN; translated from the coding sequence ATGGACACCACTAGGTTCGAACCAGCCGCAGACCGAAACAAAAAAGCACCGATCGCCGACGCGGTCGCCGTGTTGGCATTGCGAATTATTTTCATTATCGTCGCGGGTGGGGTGGGGACCATTTGGGCTCAATCCCAGGACTTCGACGGCTTTGGATCGCTGACCCCGTTTTTGGTTTTCAGCGGGGTATTGATTGTCGCTTTCGGGGTTGTCGCCATCGACATGCTGTTTCCCCGCAAGCGGATCGAGGTCATCTCGGCCATCTATTTTGGCTTGTTGATCGGATTGATGCTGTCTTACTTGCTCACGGTCGCCCTCACGCCGTTTCTGTTAGAAAACCGGTTCAAAGACTATATCAACTTGGGCATTTTGACGGTTCTGTGTTACATCTGTATCAGTCTGTTGTTGCAAACCAAGGATGACTTCCGTTTCGTGGTTCCCTATGTCGAGTTTTCGCGGGACCTCAAGGGTATGAAGCCTTTGATTTTGGATACCAGCAGTATCATCGATGGCCGACTGGCCGAGTTGGCCGATACGGGGATTCTCGATAGTCAGTTGGTGATGCCCCGTTTCGTTTTGCTGGAGCTTCAGAATATCGCCGATAGTTCGGACAAACTGCGGCGGGTTCGTGGGCGTCGCGGATTGGATATTCTCAATCGGCTTCGAGCCAGCGAGAAGTTGGACTTCATGATGTACGACCGGGAATTGCCGGAGTTCGCAGGCCAACCCGTCGACATGAAGCTTGTTTTGTTGGCAAAGCATCTGGACGGCAAGCTTGTCACGGGCGATTTCAACTTGAACAAAGTGGCCAAGCTGCACAATGTCCCCGTGATTGACTTGAACCAAATCGCCAGTTCCCTTCGGCCCCAATTCTTGCCCGGCGAGGGTTTTCAGATTCGGGTTGTAAAGCCCGGGGAGGGGCAGGATCAAGGAATCGGGTATTTGGACGACGGGACCATGGTGGTGGTAGAAGGTGGTCGCGACCGATTGAACCAGACCATTGGCGTGGTGGTCACCAGCACGTTGCAAACGCAAGCGGGGCGTATGATTTTCACCAAGTACGACGGTCCCAACTAA
- the kdsB gene encoding 3-deoxy-manno-octulosonate cytidylyltransferase, whose protein sequence is MIGRIVIPARLASSRLPEKLLLAETGMSVLEHTYRACGAAKLPSGITIAVDHPRTQAVVEAFGGHAIMTDVDAQSGTDRIAEVAAQMPDVDVFVNVQGDEPEISGGAIDQLMQLLIANPHASVATLSTPIRTRENLLDPACVKVVCQHDGTAMYFSRSPIPHPRDWEDAMLDRVSPLFFQHIGIYAYRRDFLMGLGQLPPSPIEQTEKLEQLRFLQAGHKMVVGVIPASHRGIDTRADYEAFKARWIEKTA, encoded by the coding sequence ATGATAGGTCGGATTGTCATTCCCGCGAGGCTGGCGTCGTCGCGGTTGCCGGAGAAGCTTCTGTTGGCGGAAACAGGTATGTCGGTTTTGGAGCATACCTACCGAGCGTGCGGCGCGGCAAAACTGCCCAGTGGCATCACCATCGCCGTGGATCACCCTCGAACCCAGGCGGTCGTGGAGGCCTTTGGCGGCCATGCGATCATGACCGATGTCGATGCCCAGAGCGGCACCGATCGGATTGCGGAGGTGGCGGCCCAGATGCCCGACGTGGATGTTTTCGTCAATGTGCAGGGGGATGAGCCGGAGATTTCTGGGGGGGCCATCGATCAGTTGATGCAATTGTTGATTGCCAATCCGCACGCCTCGGTCGCGACCTTGTCCACGCCGATCCGTACTCGCGAGAATTTGCTCGATCCGGCTTGTGTGAAAGTGGTGTGTCAGCACGATGGAACGGCGATGTATTTCAGTCGATCTCCGATTCCGCATCCGAGGGATTGGGAGGATGCCATGTTGGATCGTGTCTCTCCTTTGTTCTTCCAGCATATTGGCATCTACGCGTACCGCCGAGATTTTCTGATGGGGTTGGGTCAATTGCCTCCGAGTCCGATCGAGCAGACCGAGAAGCTCGAGCAGCTGCGGTTTCTGCAGGCGGGGCACAAAATGGTGGTCGGCGTCATTCCGGCGTCCCATCGCGGGATCGACACGCGGGCGGATTACGAAGCATTTAAGGCCCGCTGGATCGAAAAAACCGCCTGA